A genomic segment from Leptospira congkakensis encodes:
- a CDS encoding phospho-sugar mutase: MLKPEDNILSWTKSPFSSEIQNEAKKAYEDWKAGISSELVDAYATPLSFGTGGIRGKIGNGIGKMNLYTVGRAALGFISYLRDTKKDASIVIAYDSRRLSKEFAELSAGIAAKLGVKVYIFPKVTPTPLLSYAIRYYKASGGIVITASHNPPEYNGFKAYLADGGQLVPPDDSLIIGRISGINDWSSIPIVKKTDKDYKKFVKLVGPAVFKTYLKELKQAGILSSVKPKSRADLGIVYSPLHGTGGDYMKEMLNFFGYKSVFLVPEQKKPDGEFPTVKYPNPEEKEALALCEFYAKKKKAATFIATDPDADRLGVGVRRPDGEYEYLNGNQIGSIMAAYLSERKKSKNKTYHLVKTIVTTDLQEAIAKKNGIKIKNVLTGFKFIAEEMKQIESKKNHVFLFGGEESYGYLPVSFVRDKDSLSSALLFVEILAEKGDLLSYLEAIYLKYGLYRESLYSLTLEGSSGQDKIKKAIESLRSENLIGKSIGGRKVVGVLDYETEKADGKSKVSAFKGMPKSNVIQVELEGNAKLTIRPSGTEPKVKVYSSFASLKKPKKQSEIPSLWDSLGKEISQAETEFLQLAGLK, from the coding sequence ATGTTGAAACCAGAAGACAATATCCTATCTTGGACGAAATCACCTTTTTCATCGGAAATCCAGAATGAAGCCAAAAAGGCTTATGAAGATTGGAAGGCTGGGATCAGTTCCGAACTAGTCGATGCCTACGCTACCCCTCTCAGTTTCGGAACTGGTGGGATTCGCGGGAAGATAGGAAATGGAATCGGCAAAATGAACCTCTATACAGTGGGTCGCGCCGCACTTGGTTTCATCAGTTATTTAAGAGACACTAAAAAAGATGCCTCCATCGTCATTGCTTATGACTCAAGAAGGCTCTCTAAAGAATTTGCAGAACTTTCTGCCGGTATCGCCGCCAAACTTGGTGTGAAAGTTTATATTTTCCCCAAGGTAACACCCACTCCTCTTTTATCATATGCCATTCGCTATTACAAAGCAAGTGGTGGAATTGTCATCACGGCATCCCATAACCCACCTGAATACAATGGATTCAAAGCCTATCTTGCCGATGGAGGACAACTTGTTCCCCCAGATGATTCTCTCATCATAGGAAGGATTAGCGGTATTAATGATTGGTCTAGTATCCCTATTGTCAAAAAAACAGACAAAGATTATAAGAAGTTCGTAAAACTTGTTGGACCAGCCGTTTTCAAAACTTATTTAAAGGAACTGAAACAAGCAGGTATCCTTTCTTCCGTAAAACCAAAATCCAGAGCTGATTTAGGAATCGTTTACTCACCGTTACATGGAACTGGTGGAGACTATATGAAAGAAATGTTAAATTTCTTTGGTTATAAGTCAGTATTCCTTGTTCCCGAACAAAAGAAACCAGACGGTGAATTCCCAACAGTTAAGTATCCAAATCCAGAAGAAAAAGAAGCTCTCGCCTTATGTGAGTTCTATGCCAAAAAGAAAAAAGCAGCTACCTTTATTGCCACTGACCCCGATGCCGATAGACTGGGTGTGGGAGTTCGCCGTCCCGACGGAGAATATGAATACTTAAATGGAAACCAAATTGGTTCTATTATGGCAGCTTACCTTTCGGAAAGAAAAAAATCAAAAAACAAAACCTACCATTTGGTAAAAACAATCGTAACGACTGACTTACAAGAAGCGATCGCAAAAAAAAATGGGATCAAAATCAAAAATGTTCTTACAGGTTTTAAATTCATCGCAGAAGAGATGAAACAAATTGAATCTAAGAAGAATCATGTATTTTTGTTTGGTGGTGAAGAGTCTTATGGATATTTACCCGTATCCTTCGTTCGCGACAAAGATTCTCTTTCTAGTGCTTTACTTTTTGTAGAGATACTTGCCGAAAAAGGTGATCTACTTTCTTATTTAGAAGCCATTTATTTAAAATATGGGCTTTATCGTGAAAGTTTATATTCTTTGACTCTCGAAGGAAGTTCAGGACAAGACAAAATTAAAAAAGCAATCGAATCGCTCAGGTCAGAAAACTTAATTGGGAAATCCATTGGTGGTCGAAAGGTTGTGGGAGTCCTGGATTATGAAACAGAAAAAGCAGATGGAAAATCTAAGGTTTCCGCTTTTAAAGGAATGCCCAAATCCAATGTCATCCAAGTGGAATTAGAAGGAAATGCCAAACTGACCATCCGCCCATCGGGAACAGAACCTAAGGTAAAAGTGTATTCTTCCTTTGCTTCCTTGAAAAAACCAAAAAAACAATCAGAGATTCCAAGTCTTTGGGATTCCCTCGGGAAAGAAATTTCCCAAGCAGAAACTGAATTTTTACAACTTGCAGGTCTAAAATGA
- a CDS encoding phasin-related domain-containing protein has product MEKLVMDVVNAGIALFRSGEEKLKTAVVDLEKVYNDLKAKGELDKSAESQKIRDLLNKTIADAQGAIGKTNASYDEVLAKLQTNYQSIYQQIDTAIPPQVKEKLKQTLDELKVLIDKAKTK; this is encoded by the coding sequence ATGGAAAAATTGGTAATGGATGTTGTAAATGCTGGAATTGCTCTCTTTCGTTCCGGTGAAGAAAAGTTAAAAACCGCAGTTGTTGATTTAGAAAAAGTTTATAATGATCTAAAAGCAAAAGGTGAATTGGACAAATCGGCAGAATCACAAAAGATTCGTGACCTTTTAAACAAAACAATTGCAGATGCCCAAGGTGCGATTGGAAAAACTAACGCAAGTTATGATGAAGTTTTGGCTAAACTTCAAACAAATTACCAATCCATTTACCAACAAATTGATACGGCAATTCCTCCACAAGTGAAGGAAAAACTAAAACAAACGTTAGATGAATTGAAAGTTCTGATTGATAAAGCAAAAACTAAGTAA
- a CDS encoding CBS domain-containing protein: protein MSVKDILKDKASSVLSIEEDRNVLEATQMMVGAKVGSLIVTFQGKLVGIFTERDLMRVVAKDHVNLDKVKLKDVMTTQLTVAGPDEDVDDILNNMITKRFRHMPVLDGDKIIGLISIGDAVKTKLTRTQAEMSILREYMYGPH, encoded by the coding sequence ATGTCCGTAAAAGATATCCTCAAAGACAAAGCCTCCTCTGTTCTTTCCATTGAAGAAGATAGAAATGTATTGGAAGCCACCCAGATGATGGTTGGTGCCAAAGTAGGATCTCTCATTGTAACCTTCCAAGGAAAACTAGTAGGAATCTTTACGGAACGAGATTTGATGCGTGTCGTCGCGAAAGACCATGTGAACCTAGACAAAGTCAAATTGAAAGATGTGATGACCACACAACTCACAGTCGCTGGCCCTGATGAAGATGTAGATGATATCTTAAACAATATGATCACCAAACGGTTTCGTCATATGCCCGTTCTTGATGGTGATAAAATCATTGGTCTCATCTCGATTGGAGATGCTGTCAAAACAAAACTAACAAGAACCCAAGCCGAGATGAGTATACTCAGAGAGTATATGTATGGGCCGCACTAA
- a CDS encoding response regulator has translation MQTGIGPTGRPYQILIAENSKFQSKQLQQILESEGFKIIGVAETGKELLQMYKDNRQQIDLVTIEIFLPEVDGYAAFWDMKEMGVLPRILFISEENTPSVIKALLENGAMDYIVKPIKREKILEKIKETLLKIPKV, from the coding sequence ATGCAAACTGGCATCGGACCGACAGGCAGACCTTACCAAATTCTCATAGCCGAGAATTCCAAATTCCAATCCAAACAACTCCAACAGATTTTGGAATCAGAAGGTTTCAAAATCATCGGTGTTGCCGAAACAGGGAAAGAACTTTTGCAAATGTATAAAGACAATCGTCAACAGATTGACCTTGTCACCATTGAAATTTTCCTTCCTGAAGTCGATGGATACGCTGCCTTCTGGGATATGAAAGAAATGGGTGTACTTCCAAGGATTCTTTTTATTTCCGAAGAGAATACTCCTTCGGTCATCAAAGCACTTCTCGAAAATGGGGCCATGGACTATATCGTCAAACCCATCAAACGAGAAAAGATCTTAGAGAAAATCAAAGAAACCCTACTTAAGATTCCCAAAGTATAA
- a CDS encoding pyridoxal phosphate-dependent aminotransferase: MEPREFFIEDRLERFRLKAFCNLGESGLGFFRLEEVLEMAKITFSDLLDLPMNDAPNQGSLELRQAIANLYPGVSKDQVLVTTGTGEALYLAFHMALKPKMKVALIWPAFQALYEIPKMLGAEIVKVPHEKAFLASTWKDIDADLYILNHPHNPTGKTFSDGEWETLITEFRQKKKQVLFDEHYRFLPSEGFMGRTGVDPNHSFYGTGSFTKCFGVTGLRVGWLVAEESFLKRARSFKDYLTHTVSPISERIALGLLNTKESFLPKIQSRVRKNIQSFDSIWMELPYTESFTTPAGGLVGWLKLKPGISSEYYADRLFEKTGVFVLPGINFEEEGFLRIGFGEREERMNEGLLRWRKCTDLI, encoded by the coding sequence TTGGAACCTAGAGAATTTTTCATAGAAGACCGATTGGAACGATTTCGCCTAAAAGCATTTTGCAATTTAGGGGAGAGTGGGCTTGGGTTTTTTCGTTTGGAAGAAGTGTTAGAGATGGCAAAAATTACCTTTTCGGATCTTCTGGACCTTCCTATGAATGATGCACCGAACCAAGGTTCCCTGGAACTTCGCCAGGCAATTGCCAATTTGTATCCAGGTGTTTCCAAAGACCAAGTCCTTGTGACAACGGGAACGGGTGAGGCTTTGTACTTGGCATTTCATATGGCTCTTAAGCCCAAAATGAAGGTGGCTCTGATTTGGCCCGCCTTCCAGGCTCTATATGAAATTCCCAAAATGCTCGGAGCGGAGATTGTAAAAGTTCCCCATGAAAAGGCATTTCTCGCATCCACTTGGAAAGATATCGATGCTGATCTTTATATTTTGAACCATCCCCACAATCCCACGGGCAAAACTTTTTCAGATGGGGAATGGGAAACACTCATCACCGAATTTCGACAAAAGAAGAAACAAGTTCTCTTCGATGAACATTACCGATTTTTACCGAGTGAAGGTTTTATGGGACGAACCGGCGTGGATCCGAATCATTCTTTTTATGGAACGGGTTCCTTTACTAAATGTTTTGGCGTAACAGGCCTTAGGGTAGGTTGGCTTGTCGCAGAGGAATCTTTTCTGAAAAGGGCAAGGTCTTTTAAAGACTACTTAACTCATACCGTTTCACCCATCTCTGAACGCATTGCTCTCGGACTATTAAATACAAAAGAATCCTTCCTTCCTAAAATCCAATCACGAGTCAGAAAAAACATCCAAAGTTTTGATTCTATATGGATGGAACTTCCATATACCGAGTCTTTCACAACACCTGCCGGTGGGTTAGTGGGATGGCTAAAATTAAAACCAGGAATTTCATCGGAATACTATGCGGACAGATTGTTCGAAAAAACGGGTGTTTTTGTTCTCCCAGGAATTAATTTTGAAGAAGAAGGTTTCCTTCGCATTGGATTTGGGGAGAGAGAGGAAAGAATGAATGAAGGCCTTCTTCGATGGAGAAAATGTACGGATCTCATTTAA
- a CDS encoding aspartate aminotransferase family protein, which produces MSQETKTKFEEIKKLSDKYLLNTYNRYPVAFEYGVGEMIFDQDNKGYIDFLAGIAVSNLGHGEADLIEAMRNQMDKILHSSNLYYSEEQAKLAEVIIENSIPGKVFLCNSGTEANEAAFKLMRRHGVKKNIDKPVILALHSSFHGRTLSAMTMTGNESVRSGFGELASDVYFVEANNEDSLIQAFEQYGDSVAGIIMELIMGEGGVVPLTQSFVNLARKLTEETDSLLVFDEIQTGMGRTGKMFCFEHYGMYPDAFTLAKGLGSGFPIGALVVAKEYEGVLERGMHGSTFGGNHLACVAAYETFKIILSRNLLDHVATISEQMFARLKTMMESTGKIKQVRGRGLHIGVELYSESRPVVEECLKRGLVVNSTAGNVIRIIPPLILSIEKATEGLDILESVLKDMK; this is translated from the coding sequence ATGAGCCAAGAAACAAAAACCAAATTCGAAGAAATTAAAAAACTTTCTGATAAATACCTTCTCAACACATACAATCGTTATCCGGTAGCTTTTGAATATGGTGTAGGAGAAATGATCTTCGATCAAGATAACAAAGGTTATATCGATTTTTTAGCAGGGATTGCTGTATCCAATTTGGGTCACGGGGAAGCGGACCTCATCGAAGCGATGCGTAACCAAATGGATAAAATCCTACATTCTTCCAACCTCTACTATTCGGAAGAACAAGCAAAACTTGCCGAAGTCATTATCGAAAACAGTATCCCTGGAAAAGTATTTTTATGTAACTCAGGCACAGAAGCAAACGAAGCTGCTTTCAAACTCATGCGTAGACATGGAGTGAAAAAAAATATCGATAAACCGGTCATCCTTGCCCTCCACTCAAGCTTTCACGGTAGAACTCTTTCTGCCATGACCATGACTGGGAATGAATCCGTTCGTTCTGGATTTGGCGAACTTGCCTCAGATGTTTACTTTGTAGAAGCCAATAACGAAGACTCTCTCATCCAAGCCTTCGAACAGTATGGTGACTCTGTTGCCGGAATCATTATGGAACTCATCATGGGGGAAGGTGGAGTGGTTCCACTCACCCAATCTTTTGTGAACCTAGCTCGCAAACTCACAGAAGAAACAGACTCCCTTCTTGTTTTTGACGAGATCCAAACAGGAATGGGAAGAACAGGAAAAATGTTTTGTTTTGAACATTACGGAATGTACCCTGATGCCTTCACGCTTGCAAAAGGACTTGGATCAGGATTTCCGATTGGTGCTCTTGTCGTTGCCAAAGAATACGAAGGTGTTTTGGAACGAGGGATGCACGGGTCTACTTTTGGTGGAAACCATTTGGCTTGTGTGGCAGCATATGAAACATTCAAAATCATTTTATCACGTAACCTACTAGATCACGTTGCCACTATCTCGGAACAAATGTTTGCAAGGTTAAAAACCATGATGGAATCAACCGGAAAAATCAAACAAGTGCGAGGACGTGGTTTACACATTGGTGTGGAATTGTATTCCGAATCAAGACCCGTTGTCGAAGAATGTTTGAAACGTGGCCTTGTTGTGAATAGCACAGCAGGGAATGTTATTAGAATTATACCTCCACTCATCTTAAGCATCGAAAAAGCAACAGAAGGATTGGATATTTTAGAATCAGTATTAAAGGATATGAAATGA
- a CDS encoding bifunctional nuclease family protein: MEFYEVKISDISLTNVGFAVFLRPKDSDDKRVVPIFIGPLETHSITTVIDGTKPPRPMTHDLMLYMLTSLGATVIKITIEEIIDSTFYAKIQLQKEEEIITLDARPSDSIALALRANAPIFIAKTVLDETGIIMKEEDMQGESVSSEKKIQALPKSNLQILEETLENALKTEDYETAAKIRDQIKKLIENS; the protein is encoded by the coding sequence ATGGAGTTTTATGAAGTAAAAATCTCTGATATCAGCCTGACCAATGTCGGCTTCGCAGTTTTCCTGCGTCCGAAGGATTCAGATGACAAACGTGTGGTTCCTATCTTTATCGGGCCATTAGAAACCCATTCCATTACCACTGTGATCGATGGAACCAAACCCCCAAGACCAATGACGCATGACCTTATGTTGTATATGTTGACATCCCTTGGTGCTACCGTCATCAAAATCACTATTGAAGAAATCATAGATAGCACTTTCTATGCAAAGATCCAACTCCAAAAAGAGGAAGAGATCATCACTTTGGATGCTAGGCCATCGGATTCCATTGCCCTTGCTTTAAGAGCCAATGCTCCTATATTTATCGCTAAAACAGTGTTAGATGAAACTGGGATCATTATGAAAGAAGAAGATATGCAAGGTGAGAGTGTTTCTTCGGAGAAAAAAATCCAAGCCCTTCCCAAGTCCAATCTTCAAATTTTGGAAGAAACCTTAGAAAATGCTCTCAAAACCGAAGATTACGAAACCGCAGCCAAAATTAGAGACCAAATCAAAAAGTTAATCGAAAACAGTTAA
- the hemW gene encoding radical SAM family heme chaperone HemW, with product MKLLNKESIWQVRNSYLGVYVHFPYCFKKCDYCDFYSEGIGAAPANDEKSLFQSYKKEILDRANHFPEIRKRTIDTVFFGGGTPSKASAKRWKELLDFLRSEFSFSDNPEISIEVNPEDLSSDLLAEYNSIGINRVNVGVQTLEKKGLEFLGRHYDEVRYHSLVEVLTNSPIKRVGIDLMYGIPGIAKESFLSDLSLFLNAGLPHLSLYSLTLEKGTQYSRDVSDKKKGEPEENLQSEILTQLPNLLKENGYLWYEVSNYAKPGFESLHNLKYWTYEPYLGIGPGAHGMIAGHRYSNPRNASLYQKKETSTKYEMIDPSTELSLTLFRLFSPFRYLDFIETYLDPKTKSKYLKTIEGWEKRGLCRIDDAVFQWKPEALLLLDDLILEISL from the coding sequence ATGAAATTATTAAACAAAGAGTCCATCTGGCAAGTCCGAAATTCTTATTTAGGAGTCTATGTCCACTTCCCTTATTGTTTTAAAAAATGCGATTATTGTGATTTTTATTCAGAAGGAATTGGTGCTGCGCCAGCTAACGATGAAAAGTCGCTATTCCAATCTTACAAAAAAGAAATTTTAGATAGGGCAAATCATTTTCCGGAAATTAGAAAACGTACAATAGATACAGTGTTTTTTGGTGGGGGCACTCCTTCCAAAGCGTCCGCAAAACGTTGGAAAGAACTTTTAGATTTTTTACGTTCCGAGTTTTCTTTTTCCGACAACCCTGAAATTTCTATCGAAGTCAATCCCGAAGATTTAAGTTCCGACCTCCTCGCCGAATACAATTCCATTGGGATCAACCGTGTGAATGTGGGTGTCCAAACCTTAGAAAAAAAAGGACTCGAATTCCTCGGCCGCCATTATGACGAAGTTCGTTACCATTCTCTAGTGGAAGTTCTCACCAATTCTCCAATAAAAAGAGTGGGAATCGATTTGATGTATGGAATTCCAGGTATCGCAAAAGAATCTTTTTTATCCGACCTATCTCTTTTTTTGAATGCCGGCCTCCCCCATTTGAGTTTGTATTCTTTGACTTTAGAAAAAGGAACCCAGTATTCTCGAGATGTTTCTGATAAAAAAAAGGGAGAACCGGAAGAAAATCTCCAATCCGAAATCCTCACTCAATTACCAAATTTACTCAAAGAAAATGGATACCTTTGGTATGAAGTATCCAACTATGCAAAACCAGGATTTGAATCCTTACACAATTTGAAGTATTGGACTTATGAACCTTACCTAGGCATTGGACCCGGTGCTCATGGAATGATCGCTGGCCACCGGTATAGCAATCCGAGAAATGCTAGTCTCTATCAGAAAAAAGAAACATCAACCAAGTATGAAATGATTGATCCTTCTACGGAACTAAGTCTCACACTATTTCGACTCTTTTCTCCCTTTCGGTATTTGGATTTTATAGAAACCTATTTAGATCCAAAAACAAAATCTAAGTATTTAAAAACCATTGAAGGTTGGGAAAAAAGAGGATTGTGTAGAATTGATGATGCCGTGTTTCAATGGAAACCAGAGGCATTACTCTTGTTAGATGACTTAATCTTAGAAATTTCACTCTAA
- the leuB gene encoding 3-isopropylmalate dehydrogenase, whose amino-acid sequence MKKVAVLAGDGIGPEVMDVALSVVKKALGNKSSEFTFEHALVGGAAIDATGFPLPDETLKLCESSSAIFFGSVGGPKWETLPPERQPERGALLPLRKHFDLFANLRPAIIYPELKKASPIRGDIIGDGLDILILRELTSGIYFGKPKGREGTGPEEFAFDTMRYSRREIERIARTAFDAARKRNKKVTSIDKANVLTTSVLWREVVVALHKAEYSDCVLEHLYVDNAAMQLIVKPKQFDVMLCENMFGDILSDEASIITGSIGMLPSASLSESGFGLYEPSGGSAPDIAGKGIANPIAQILSGALMLRYSFGLETEAVAIENAIRTVLKKGFRTRDIAEEGTSVLGTKEIGVEIEKALG is encoded by the coding sequence ATGAAAAAAGTAGCAGTACTCGCCGGAGATGGAATCGGTCCAGAAGTTATGGACGTGGCCCTATCAGTGGTCAAAAAAGCATTAGGAAACAAATCTTCCGAATTTACCTTTGAACATGCATTAGTTGGTGGTGCGGCAATTGATGCCACAGGATTTCCACTTCCAGATGAAACCCTAAAACTTTGCGAATCATCTAGTGCTATCTTTTTTGGTTCTGTGGGTGGACCTAAATGGGAAACACTTCCCCCTGAAAGACAACCAGAACGTGGAGCTCTCCTACCACTCCGCAAACATTTTGATTTATTTGCAAACCTTAGACCTGCGATCATCTACCCGGAACTTAAAAAAGCAAGTCCCATCCGTGGCGACATCATCGGAGATGGACTCGATATCTTAATTCTCAGAGAATTAACTTCAGGAATCTATTTTGGAAAACCAAAGGGTAGAGAAGGAACTGGGCCAGAAGAATTTGCTTTTGACACCATGCGATACTCTCGTCGTGAAATTGAACGGATCGCACGGACTGCCTTTGACGCAGCCAGAAAACGAAATAAAAAAGTAACAAGCATTGATAAAGCTAACGTTTTAACAACATCCGTTTTGTGGAGAGAAGTAGTTGTAGCCCTTCATAAAGCTGAATACTCTGATTGTGTTTTGGAACACCTTTACGTAGACAATGCTGCGATGCAACTTATCGTAAAACCAAAACAATTTGATGTGATGCTCTGTGAAAATATGTTCGGTGACATTCTCTCTGATGAAGCGTCCATCATCACAGGATCCATTGGAATGTTACCTTCCGCTTCCCTATCTGAATCTGGTTTTGGACTTTATGAACCATCGGGCGGATCAGCTCCCGACATTGCAGGAAAAGGAATCGCAAACCCCATTGCTCAAATCCTATCAGGAGCCCTTATGCTAAGGTACTCTTTTGGATTGGAAACCGAAGCGGTTGCGATCGAAAATGCCATTCGAACGGTTCTAAAGAAGGGTTTTCGCACGAGAGATATCGCCGAAGAAGGCACATCTGTCCTCGGTACGAAAGAAATTGGTGTTGAAATCGAAAAGGCACTTGGCTAA
- a CDS encoding ribonuclease H-like domain-containing protein yields the protein MYGSHLKSSLQLFPGIGERKEKQLFGVGVYDWESLIQYQKQKNDPLLPAVSILEERLEELEHELSEANFPFFTTELPSLEYWRLWQNFPERFCFLDIETTGISESSVTTVVSLYQDKRMLTFERGKDLEFLFDSISSEDILVTYNGRRFDVPFLEKEFRYRVKNPQLDLMNLLHSIGIKGGLKKSEVLLGLVRPEEIAGIDGRQAPLLWFEYQRTNNKEALEKLIAYNREDTKNLEIVLEKTIDRLTENRLF from the coding sequence ATGTACGGATCTCATTTAAAATCTAGCCTCCAGCTGTTTCCAGGAATCGGAGAAAGAAAAGAGAAACAACTGTTTGGTGTTGGTGTATACGATTGGGAATCTCTTATTCAATACCAAAAACAAAAAAATGATCCCCTCCTTCCTGCGGTTTCCATTTTAGAGGAACGCTTAGAAGAATTAGAACATGAACTGTCCGAAGCTAATTTTCCCTTTTTTACAACCGAACTTCCGAGTCTTGAATACTGGAGGTTGTGGCAAAATTTTCCAGAAAGGTTTTGTTTTTTAGACATTGAAACCACTGGGATATCCGAATCCTCAGTGACGACGGTGGTTAGTCTATATCAAGACAAACGGATGTTAACTTTTGAAAGGGGAAAAGATTTAGAATTTCTTTTTGATTCTATCTCATCCGAAGACATTCTTGTGACTTATAACGGGAGAAGGTTTGATGTCCCTTTTTTAGAAAAGGAATTTCGTTATCGGGTAAAAAACCCCCAACTGGATTTGATGAATCTTTTGCATTCGATTGGAATCAAAGGCGGATTAAAAAAATCGGAGGTGTTGCTAGGTCTCGTTCGTCCAGAAGAGATTGCAGGCATCGATGGAAGACAAGCCCCTCTATTATGGTTCGAATACCAAAGAACGAATAACAAAGAAGCCTTAGAAAAACTAATCGCTTATAATAGAGAAGATACTAAAAACTTAGAAATTGTATTAGAAAAAACAATCGATAGGCTTACAGAAAACCGTTTGTTTTAG
- a CDS encoding polyphenol oxidase family protein, which translates to MEYNREITVSYGKVKFGTAGKQDLDGLKEVYPVFSKTPEIWKEYTTVWANKEFENIPHKICTLNQVHGDFLHQISSVAPDSNPDLILTGDGLYTNLPNRLLVVRTADCVPIFLYSDKQPFVAMIHSGWKGTNLGITEQMLDTVIQLGYTEEELHLEIGPYIQGRDYEVGEDVAILFQDLGDKVCFPNGNGKFQLDVGLAIEARVKVRFPNLSEIRNSHTNVFQSPLYFSHRAKEEGRNLNFILWES; encoded by the coding sequence ATGGAATACAATAGAGAAATCACCGTCTCTTATGGAAAAGTCAAATTTGGAACTGCCGGTAAACAAGACCTAGATGGCTTAAAGGAAGTGTATCCTGTTTTTTCCAAAACCCCAGAGATTTGGAAAGAATACACAACGGTTTGGGCCAATAAGGAATTTGAAAACATACCACATAAAATTTGCACTCTAAACCAAGTTCATGGTGATTTTCTCCATCAGATATCCAGTGTTGCACCCGATTCGAATCCAGATCTAATTTTGACAGGTGACGGGTTGTATACGAATCTACCAAACAGATTACTTGTTGTTCGCACAGCAGACTGTGTTCCTATCTTTTTATATTCCGACAAACAACCATTTGTTGCTATGATCCATTCTGGTTGGAAGGGTACGAACTTAGGTATTACGGAACAAATGTTAGATACTGTGATTCAATTAGGTTATACAGAGGAAGAACTACATTTGGAAATTGGACCTTATATCCAAGGAAGAGATTATGAAGTGGGTGAAGATGTTGCCATATTATTCCAAGACTTAGGGGATAAGGTCTGTTTTCCAAATGGGAATGGAAAGTTTCAATTGGATGTGGGACTTGCTATTGAAGCACGAGTAAAAGTGAGGTTTCCGAATTTAAGCGAAATTAGAAACTCCCATACGAATGTTTTCCAGAGCCCTCTTTACTTTAGCCACAGAGCCAAAGAAGAAGGCAGGAATTTGAATTTTATACTTTGGGAATCTTAA